From Leptolyngbya sp. 'hensonii':
TATCCATGCCCGTGACCCGATCGGCCCCATCGGTCCACAGCCAGGGCAGCACGTCCAAGCGGGGAATGGGCCGCTGGTGCGCCCGGATCAACTCAGCCCGATTGGCCTCTGAGACAGACTGCCCTCGATCGGGATGGAGCAGCAATTCCAGCCCTGCCCTGGAGTTGCCATGGCTACCCGTGATCACGATCGCATCCCCCGGTTGGGCTGTCGATCGCTGGATAATCCGTCCCTGTTGTGTCTGTCCCAAAGCTGTGATCGCCACCGTCAGCACTGGAGAGCGGACAATATCCCCGCCGACAATCGCTCCCCCATATTGCTCCAGGCAAGCGGCCATGCCCCCATACAAGTCTTCCAGCCAGGACAATGGCAAATCCCCTGGCAAACCCAGACCCACCGTGAGGGCGATCGGGGTCGCCCCCATGGCCGCCAGATCGGAGAGGTTAGCTGCTGTTGCTCGCCAGCCTGCATCTGCAGGGGTAGTCGTGTAGACCTCTGGCTGAGCCAAACCCAGACTGAAATGCACCCCATCGACCAGGAGATCGGTGGTCACGATCAGGGACTGACCGGGGGCAATGGCGGCTGAATCAAGGGTCTGGCTGTCCAGAACAGCACCATCGTCACCCACGATTCCGATCGGACAGAATCGTTGCAGTCGCTGGAGCAATCCCTGCTCACCCAGATCCCGAACCGTCAGCCCGCGATCGCTCACGGATTCTCCCCAGGGTCCGTCTCCTCCGGCAGTCCCTTCAATTTAGGGAAGCGATAGAACGGATCACCATCGGCATCCGTTTCTAAGGAGGCCCCAAACAGTTTGACCTGCTGCTCCAGATATTGCTGTGCCAACCGAGCATCTGTTCGAGCTGTGGCAGCCAGTTGAATCAGAGCGATGCAGCCATTCTGGCTTTCCAGCAACCGGTAGAAAGCCTCCTGAAGTTGTCGCTGCTGCCGCGTTTCCTGCATGGCATTCCGAACCAGCAAGCCAATGAGCAGGGCAACTGCAATGAGAAACACAGCGTACATCATGACCTCGATCATGCAGATTAGGGCTAAGCCAGATTTTCTAACCCTTGAATTACTTTGGCTGATTCAATCTTATCGCCCTCTTTCAACTTCTCCAGAACATCCCTCCCCTCTGTCAGGTAGCCAAAGACGGCATAACGCCCATCCAGCAGGTTTAACCCAGCTGGGGTCAACTCTGGCTCAAACAGGAAAAAGAAGACTTGAGAGGAACCTCCATTCGGATCGTCACCGGGGCGAGCCAGGGCTAGAGCCCCATAGGACGAAAAGGGAAGGACGGGCTGATCACGATATCGCCCAGCATCCTCCAGGGTGATCCCATAGGTGGGCTCACTATCCCCCCGCACCAGCACTTCCAGGGGAATAGCCCGATATTGCCCCGTCTTCGGATCAACAAAGCCCTGTTCTGGCCCATCCGGGTCGCCAAACTGTAGCACATAAGATTCCTCGGCCCGGATAAATTTCAATCCGTTATAGAATCCCCGATTCACCAGATCCACGAAGTTACCAGCGGTAACCGGGGCACTATAGCCGTCTACAACAACCGTCAGAGGCCCTTTACTGGTTTCGATCGCGATCGTGGCCCGTCCTTTCAGTTGGGGCAGATTGCTGTAAGCAGCGGGAACAGGAAAGGGAAATTTCTGGACCATCAGCTCTTCTAAAGCTCCCACCCGGTCCAGCAGTTTGCTCCGTTCTACTGCAATCGCCGGTTTGTCCTTGGCCTCGATCGCCGTTTGCAGCGTCCCGATGCCTGCTTGCAGTTCTGAAATCAGGGCCTGGGCCTGGGGTTGCTGCGCTGGAGCCACGCTGTTCACCAGATCGGTCTGATGGTCTCTGAGGATGCCAGCAACCTTCGCCACATCTTTGGTGACTGCCGTCCAACGCTTCCCTC
This genomic window contains:
- the thiL gene encoding thiamine-phosphate kinase; the encoded protein is MSDRGLTVRDLGEQGLLQRLQRFCPIGIVGDDGAVLDSQTLDSAAIAPGQSLIVTTDLLVDGVHFSLGLAQPEVYTTTPADAGWRATAANLSDLAAMGATPIALTVGLGLPGDLPLSWLEDLYGGMAACLEQYGGAIVGGDIVRSPVLTVAITALGQTQQGRIIQRSTAQPGDAIVITGSHGNSRAGLELLLHPDRGQSVSEANRAELIRAHQRPIPRLDVLPWLWTDGADRVTGMDSSDGLADAIVQICRLSGVGAIVDRLDQAISPAFSEWVTPEQALDWALYGGEDFELVLCLPPPIAQTLVRHLGQSAAIIGSITVNPQVLWVDPTCNVLQELTLDKGFQHF
- a CDS encoding peptidylprolyl isomerase produces the protein MLLSQFFSDLQKIRLLGLLRRGLKISLLMGLVLFLVFSWAHGAAWAADRVSRLPAGNAITDGKALLRYALPIDNGLIRDVQISLEDISNQLRGKRWTAVTKDVAKVAGILRDHQTDLVNSVAPAQQPQAQALISELQAGIGTLQTAIEAKDKPAIAVERSKLLDRVGALEELMVQKFPFPVPAAYSNLPQLKGRATIAIETSKGPLTVVVDGYSAPVTAGNFVDLVNRGFYNGLKFIRAEESYVLQFGDPDGPEQGFVDPKTGQYRAIPLEVLVRGDSEPTYGITLEDAGRYRDQPVLPFSSYGALALARPGDDPNGGSSQVFFFLFEPELTPAGLNLLDGRYAVFGYLTEGRDVLEKLKEGDKIESAKVIQGLENLA